The Vicia villosa cultivar HV-30 ecotype Madison, WI unplaced genomic scaffold, Vvil1.0 ctg.000044F_1_1, whole genome shotgun sequence genome contains a region encoding:
- the LOC131622777 gene encoding uncharacterized protein LOC131622777, with protein sequence MKGTETEPLFSCIVAFCVLILIFLPRFFFEIVFSPVLIFTGAILISLLRFGAIQRSKNEEEKLKKTESVTKQGKKTEEDVKIDSFDETGRWVLGNSEENSKFEMGFESSSFLDDSFVEWNVKAPLEVIYEGEETEEGSVGGGMRNPSWSFYYPESDSDSSSSEKDFPAMGNWDSPEEMGFMWDEEEDTEELIEISLDGWKKKLKKEMEFGFEEENMIEIDLSPTKLKGVFR encoded by the coding sequence ATGAAGGGAACAGAAACAGAGCCTCTGTTTTCATGCATTGTTGCATTCTGTGTCTTGATTCTCATCTTTTTGCCGCGGTTTTTCTTCGAGATTGTTTTCTCACCGGTTTTGATTTTCACCGGGGCTATATTGATCAGTCTTCTTCGTTTTGGTGCGATTCAGagatctaagaatgaagaagaaaaattgaagaaaacagAGTCTGTTACAAAACAGGGGAAAAAAACAGAGGAGGATGTGAAAATCGATTCTTTTGATGAAACTGGAAGATGGGTATTGGGGAATTCGGAAGAGAATTCGAAATTTGAGATGGGTTTTGAATCAAGTTCGTTTCTTGATGATTCTTTCGTCGAATGGAACGTGAAAGCGCCATTGGAGGTTATATATGAAGGTGAAGAAACAGAGGAGGGTTCTGTTGGTGGAGGAATGAGGAACCCTTCTTGGTCGTTTTACTATCCGGAGTCTGATTCGGATAGTTCATCGTCGGAGAAGGATTTTCCGGCGATGGGGAACTGGGACTCGCCGGAGGAGATGGGGTTTATGtgggatgaggaagaagatacagAAGAGTTGATTGAGATATCACTTGATGGGTGGAAGAAGAAgctcaagaaagagatggaaTTTGGGTTTGAGGAAGAGAATATGATTGAGATTGATCTTTCTCCGACGAAATTGAAGGGAGTTTTCCGGTGA